Proteins encoded by one window of Pirellulales bacterium:
- a CDS encoding arginine deiminase-related protein yields the protein MTSLPHILMCPPDFYGIEYEINPWMSRLRQSDRAVAQRQWSDLRALLERLGARISTLEPVQGLPDLVFTANAAMIYHRRAVLAHFRHAQRQGEEPIDEAWLAGHGFQVEHAPSGVYFEGAGDALFCGETLFAGYRIRSDARGHQQIGEMLGCHVIPLELVDPYYYHLDTCFCPLAPGCAIYYPAAFDEYGAKVFQHEVDDLIAVPEDEARRFACNAVVVGRHVVTNTGSPTLHAELRERGFEPHETPLDEFVKAGGSAKCLTLRLDGEDAAGWKHET from the coding sequence ATGACGTCCCTCCCCCATATTTTGATGTGCCCGCCGGACTTCTACGGGATTGAATATGAAATCAATCCCTGGATGAGCCGGCTTCGGCAAAGCGACCGGGCGGTCGCCCAGCGGCAATGGAGCGACCTGCGGGCGTTGCTCGAACGTTTGGGGGCCCGGATTTCGACCTTGGAACCGGTGCAGGGGTTGCCCGACCTGGTGTTCACGGCGAACGCGGCCATGATTTATCATCGACGCGCGGTGCTAGCGCATTTCCGCCATGCACAGCGGCAGGGCGAAGAGCCGATCGACGAAGCCTGGCTGGCCGGCCACGGGTTTCAAGTCGAACACGCTCCCAGCGGCGTGTACTTCGAGGGGGCGGGCGACGCGCTGTTTTGCGGCGAAACGTTGTTCGCCGGCTATCGCATTCGCAGCGACGCGCGGGGGCATCAGCAGATCGGCGAGATGCTCGGCTGCCACGTCATTCCGCTGGAGTTGGTCGATCCGTATTACTACCACCTCGACACGTGCTTCTGCCCGCTCGCGCCGGGCTGTGCGATCTACTACCCGGCCGCCTTCGATGAATACGGCGCCAAGGTCTTCCAGCACGAGGTGGACGACCTGATCGCGGTGCCCGAAGACGAAGCGCGGCGGTTCGCTTGCAACGCGGTGGTGGTTGGCCGGCACGTGGTTACGAACACCGGCTCGCCCACCTTGCACGCCGAGTTGCGCGAGCGCGGCTTCGAGCCGCACGAAACGCCGCTCGACGAGTTCGTCAAAGCGGGCGGCAGCGCCAAGTGCCTCACCCTGCGGCTCGACGGCGAGGACGCCGCGGGCTGGAAGCACGAGACGTGA
- a CDS encoding glycosyltransferase family 4 protein: MFSIKTSCFEKAMSGGNDMGGTRQAFAKLASCRYRLAVGRCGLYACRHPAVRARDGLVTDRTCSGCELRTTVAQPRPFTANDLLSAYEAAADLRNAAEALRPRNAAQGVAWNATEGVPYRPHRGAGDGRVRVGFVTPNLVLGGAERWIVNLLRYLDRERVVPAGVALLNAAPADARMCAEAAEFAPLFGGPDGTRPHPSPLPEGEGEKDPHTGPLREGEADGVIRFESAEAALEALCQRSDVIVAWGSGHFARLMAARRFSGEVVIVAHGSAPSTARMLDGGKYAAQHLVGVSKAAAAAFRDSRAVVIHNGADHARCAPTVPRDETRRQWGAAQADLLLGYVGRFSWEKNPLAAALAARELGGRFRAVYVGGGAHENEVEAEVCAIAPNSIFVPPVEQIGDALAALDVFVLASPSEGFSLALTEAWLCGVPAVATRVGAVPELEELHGQMVVGVRVGASPGELAVAVRRALGPEGQAVAERAKRVAWQHYTAQAMAERWSEFLVKVGRAMRDEAH; this comes from the coding sequence GTGTTCTCTATCAAAACGTCTTGTTTCGAGAAAGCGATGAGCGGCGGCAACGATATGGGAGGCACCCGACAGGCGTTCGCCAAGCTGGCGAGTTGCCGCTACCGCTTGGCCGTGGGGAGGTGTGGCTTGTATGCTTGCCGGCATCCGGCGGTCAGAGCCCGCGACGGCCTGGTGACGGACCGCACCTGCTCGGGCTGCGAACTGCGGACCACCGTTGCCCAGCCGCGGCCGTTCACGGCCAATGACCTGCTGTCGGCCTACGAGGCCGCCGCGGATTTACGGAACGCCGCGGAGGCATTGCGGCCGCGGAACGCCGCGCAGGGTGTGGCCTGGAACGCCACCGAGGGCGTTCCCTACAGACCGCACCGCGGGGCAGGCGATGGGCGGGTGCGCGTGGGATTCGTCACGCCCAACCTCGTCCTGGGCGGCGCGGAACGATGGATCGTCAATCTGCTGCGGTATTTGGATCGTGAGAGGGTCGTGCCGGCGGGAGTGGCGCTGTTGAACGCGGCGCCGGCGGATGCCAGGATGTGCGCCGAGGCCGCGGAGTTTGCGCCGCTGTTCGGCGGGCCGGATGGGACGCGCCCGCACCCCAGCCCTCTCCCGGAGGGAGAGGGAGAAAAGGACCCTCACACCGGCCCTCTCCGCGAGGGAGAGGCGGATGGCGTGATTCGGTTCGAGTCGGCCGAGGCGGCGCTGGAGGCGCTGTGCCAACGGTCGGATGTGATCGTGGCCTGGGGCTCGGGCCATTTCGCGCGGCTGATGGCCGCGCGGCGGTTCTCGGGCGAGGTGGTGATCGTGGCGCATGGCTCGGCGCCGAGCACGGCGCGCATGCTCGACGGCGGCAAGTACGCCGCGCAGCACCTCGTGGGCGTTTCCAAGGCGGCCGCCGCGGCATTCCGCGATTCGCGGGCCGTCGTCATTCACAACGGCGCCGACCATGCACGCTGCGCGCCGACCGTGCCGCGCGACGAAACGCGGCGGCAATGGGGCGCCGCCCAGGCCGATTTGCTGCTGGGCTACGTGGGCCGCTTCTCGTGGGAAAAGAACCCGCTCGCCGCGGCCCTCGCCGCGCGGGAACTGGGCGGGCGTTTCCGCGCTGTTTACGTCGGCGGCGGGGCGCACGAGAACGAGGTCGAGGCCGAGGTTTGCGCCATCGCCCCGAACAGTATCTTCGTGCCGCCGGTCGAGCAGATCGGCGACGCGCTGGCCGCGCTCGACGTGTTCGTGCTGGCCAGCCCGAGCGAAGGCTTTTCGTTGGCCCTCACCGAAGCCTGGCTGTGCGGCGTGCCCGCCGTGGCCACCCGCGTCGGGGCCGTGCCCGAATTAGAGGAGTTGCACGGGCAAATGGTCGTCGGCGTGCGTGTCGGCGCCTCGCCCGGCGAGCTGGCCGTGGCCGTCCGCCGCGCCCTGGGGCCCGAAGGCCAGGCGGTCGCCGAACGGGCCAAGCGCGTGGCTTGGCAACATTACACGGCCCAGGCCATGGCCGAGCGGTGGAGCGAGTTTTTGGTCAAGGTGGGTAGAGCGATGAGGGATGAGGCCCATTGA
- the lpxI gene encoding UDP-2,3-diacylglucosamine diphosphatase LpxI (LpxI, functionally equivalent to LpxH, replaces it in LPS biosynthesis in a minority of bacteria.), producing the protein MATLSEQTGRPTAAPGEPIGLMAGWGRYPLVIAEAMRRQGFEVYCLGVKGHADPSIAECCADFQWIGLGKIGGACRYLVRHGVRRAAVAGKIHKHLLFQRAAFLKHLPDWPTLAAFYRHFLLHQRDLRDDTLMSTMLGMFARAGITVWPPTDFAPELLVKLGQLTRRGPSQPQHNDIAFGWRLAKEIGRLDVGQSVAVKGATALAVEAVEGTDQCIRRAGELCKQGGFTVVKVAKPQQDMRFDVPTVGLRTLQTMREAGATCLAIEAGKTVIVDECDVVRFADQHGIAIVALSADGEHA; encoded by the coding sequence ATGGCCACGCTATCCGAGCAGACCGGGCGACCGACCGCCGCGCCGGGCGAGCCGATCGGCTTGATGGCCGGCTGGGGACGCTACCCGCTGGTCATCGCCGAGGCGATGCGCCGCCAGGGTTTCGAGGTCTATTGTCTGGGCGTCAAGGGACATGCCGACCCCTCGATCGCCGAATGCTGCGCCGATTTTCAGTGGATCGGGCTGGGCAAGATCGGCGGGGCCTGCCGCTATCTTGTCCGCCACGGCGTGCGGCGCGCGGCGGTGGCGGGCAAAATCCACAAGCACCTGCTGTTTCAGCGCGCCGCGTTCCTCAAGCACCTGCCCGACTGGCCGACGCTCGCCGCCTTCTACCGACACTTTCTGCTGCACCAGCGCGACCTGCGCGACGACACGCTGATGAGCACCATGTTGGGCATGTTCGCGCGGGCCGGAATCACGGTTTGGCCCCCGACTGACTTTGCACCGGAGTTGCTCGTGAAACTTGGCCAATTGACGCGCCGCGGGCCTTCGCAGCCCCAGCACAACGACATCGCCTTCGGTTGGCGGTTGGCCAAAGAGATCGGGCGGCTCGACGTGGGTCAGAGCGTGGCCGTGAAGGGCGCCACGGCCCTGGCGGTGGAGGCGGTGGAGGGGACCGACCAGTGCATTCGCCGGGCAGGCGAACTTTGCAAGCAGGGCGGCTTCACCGTGGTGAAGGTCGCCAAGCCGCAGCAAGACATGCGTTTCGACGTGCCGACCGTCGGCCTGCGGACGCTCCAGACCATGCGTGAAGCCGGCGCCACGTGTCTGGCGATCGAAGCCGGCAAGACGGTGATCGTCGACGAGTGCGACGTGGTGCGTTTCGCCGACCAGCACGGCATCGCCATCGTGGCCCTCTCGGCCGACGGCGAGCATGCCTGA
- a CDS encoding glycosyl transferase family 90, translated as MLPKQVRLPPESVALAHGEWSCHLEAWRYVVSTLRALPEIEVVFDAALGMLCWSAYELRVDGVPVAIDISDYVLVDAAVGGFEHWLRFTYTPLFAPFPGIGSFPITSFLDWHEYERLCRELRYRAEGGRVVYSQRDYLEEKLPGGKTARRQHARRVLQERYGAALDDDWTDRPGYWRRAADSLVTVCVPGADNHHLDRGQHQLLGLGVCTISPDLFIAPLEERLVAGEHYVACRDDYADLIDQIEWCRAHRDACRQIGRQAQEFFQRHSTPRAIWRYVGQRLAAS; from the coding sequence ATGCTGCCCAAACAAGTCCGCCTTCCGCCGGAAAGCGTCGCCCTGGCGCACGGCGAGTGGAGCTGCCACCTGGAAGCCTGGAGATACGTCGTATCGACGTTGCGGGCGTTGCCGGAAATCGAGGTTGTTTTCGACGCGGCGCTGGGCATGCTCTGCTGGTCGGCCTATGAACTGCGGGTCGATGGCGTGCCGGTAGCGATCGACATCAGCGATTACGTGCTCGTCGATGCGGCGGTGGGCGGCTTCGAACATTGGCTGCGGTTCACCTACACGCCGCTGTTCGCCCCGTTTCCCGGCATCGGCTCGTTCCCGATCACCAGCTTTCTCGACTGGCACGAATACGAGCGGTTATGCCGCGAGCTCCGGTATCGCGCGGAGGGCGGGCGCGTCGTGTACAGCCAGCGTGATTACCTGGAGGAAAAGCTGCCGGGTGGAAAGACGGCCCGCCGGCAGCACGCGCGGCGCGTGCTGCAGGAGCGGTATGGGGCCGCGCTCGACGATGATTGGACCGATCGGCCCGGTTATTGGCGGCGCGCGGCGGATTCGCTGGTGACCGTTTGCGTGCCCGGCGCCGACAATCACCATCTCGATCGGGGGCAGCACCAACTGTTGGGGTTGGGAGTTTGCACGATTTCGCCCGACCTCTTCATCGCGCCCTTGGAAGAGCGATTGGTGGCGGGCGAGCATTACGTGGCCTGCCGCGACGACTATGCCGATCTGATCGACCAGATCGAGTGGTGCCGCGCGCACCGCGACGCCTGCCGGCAGATCGGCCGGCAGGCCCAGGAATTCTTCCAGCGGCACAGCACTCCGCGTGCGATTTGGCGATACGTAGGCCAGCGATTGGCCGCGAGCTGA
- a CDS encoding TIGR00300 family protein, whose amino-acid sequence MSTSRDAERHVEDVEIRGHIIDSLILPKVLDIITSRGGSFHIKRITIGQARRDPSYALVEVSAPEAEGLADILSQIADHGAVPATAHDCQLAAADMDGAFPEGFYSSTNQRTEVRLAGQWFAVADQEMDCGIVVDLQRHSARCVPMIEIRSGEQVVIGHSGVRVLPEERAAERKMFEFMGSAVSTEKPKGLAVREIARELARTRQARGRALLVGGPAIVHTGSTEHVCHLIREGYLHVLFAGNALATHDIEQAFFGTSLGVHMEQGIPTEEGHEHHLRAINRIRRLGGIRKAVETGALTSGIMYECVRHNVDFLLAGSIRDDGPLPEVITDVLVAQREMRRKLHDVSFCLMIATTLHSIAVGNLLPAWVKVACVDINPSTVIKLNDRGSFQTVGLVTDVEPFLRSLVAELKQIGP is encoded by the coding sequence GTGAGCACGTCGCGCGACGCGGAACGTCATGTGGAAGACGTCGAAATCCGCGGTCATATAATCGACAGCCTGATTCTGCCCAAGGTGCTCGACATCATCACGAGCCGCGGTGGATCGTTCCACATCAAGCGGATCACCATCGGCCAGGCCCGCCGCGATCCCAGCTACGCGCTCGTCGAAGTCTCGGCCCCCGAGGCCGAAGGGCTGGCGGACATCCTCAGCCAGATTGCCGATCATGGGGCCGTGCCCGCCACCGCCCACGACTGCCAGCTTGCCGCCGCCGATATGGACGGCGCCTTCCCCGAAGGCTTCTACAGCAGCACCAATCAGCGCACCGAGGTGCGGCTGGCCGGACAGTGGTTCGCCGTCGCCGACCAGGAAATGGACTGCGGCATCGTCGTCGATCTCCAGCGCCACTCGGCCCGATGCGTGCCGATGATCGAGATTCGCTCGGGCGAGCAGGTGGTGATCGGCCACAGCGGCGTGCGGGTCTTGCCGGAAGAGCGGGCCGCCGAGCGGAAGATGTTCGAGTTCATGGGCAGCGCCGTCTCGACCGAGAAACCGAAGGGGCTGGCGGTGCGAGAGATTGCCCGTGAATTGGCCCGCACGCGCCAGGCCCGCGGCCGCGCGTTGTTGGTCGGCGGACCGGCCATCGTCCACACCGGCAGCACCGAGCACGTTTGCCACCTCATCCGCGAAGGCTATCTGCACGTGCTCTTTGCCGGCAACGCGCTGGCCACGCACGATATCGAGCAGGCATTCTTCGGCACCAGCCTCGGCGTCCACATGGAGCAGGGCATTCCGACCGAGGAAGGCCACGAGCATCATCTGCGGGCCATCAACCGCATTCGCCGCTTGGGCGGCATTCGCAAGGCGGTCGAAACCGGGGCGCTCACTTCGGGCATCATGTATGAGTGCGTCCGCCACAACGTCGACTTCCTGCTGGCCGGCAGCATCCGCGACGACGGCCCGCTGCCCGAAGTGATCACCGACGTGCTGGTGGCCCAGCGCGAGATGCGGCGGAAGCTGCACGACGTGAGCTTTTGCCTGATGATCGCCACCACCTTGCACTCGATCGCGGTGGGCAACCTGCTGCCGGCCTGGGTCAAGGTGGCGTGCGTCGACATCAATCCCTCGACGGTCATCAAGCTGAACGACCGCGGCTCGTTTCAAACCGTGGGCCTGGTGACCGACGTGGAGCCGTTTTTGCGTTCGCTGGTGGCGGAGTTGAAACAGATTGGTCCGTAG